DNA sequence from the Candidatus Borkfalkia ceftriaxoniphila genome:
TTTCGCAGGGCGAGGTGCCCGTGGGCGCCGTGATCGTATATGAGGGGAAAGTCATCGCGTCGGGATATAACCGCCGCACGAAGACGCAGATGGCGACTTCGCACGCGGAAATGTACGCCATAGACCGCGCGTGCAGAAAACTGAAAAGTTGGCGGCTCTGCGACTGCGATCTGTACGTGACGCTCGAACCGTGTCCCATGTGCATGGGCGCCATGCTCAACGCGCGCATCAGAAACCTGTATTTCGGCGCGTACGAACAGAAGGGCCGCTCGATGACGGCGGAACTTGCGGCGAGCAATCTTTTGAACCACACGCTCGAAGCG
Encoded proteins:
- a CDS encoding nucleoside deaminase is translated as MDEKIKFMREALKRAKKGLSQGEVPVGAVIVYEGKVIASGYNRRTKTQMATSHAEMYAIDRACRKLKSWRLCDCDLYVTLEPCPMCMGAMLNARIRNLYFGAYEQKGRSMTAELAASNLLNHTLEAEGGILEEECSAILSGFFKTMRSASKEK